The Streptomyces halobius genomic interval GGGGCGGGTCGGGCCGCTGGTCGCCGCGCATGCCCTGATCGACGTCGTGGCGTTCCTCGGCTACGCGCTGCTCGCGGGCCGGGTGGGGTGGTTGCCGACGCCGTGAGGTGAGGGTGTGGTGAGGCGGGGCGCGCTTCGGGCCCCGCCGCCTGCCGGCCACGGGGACCACCCGGCTCACCCGGTGGCCAGCAGCTCCCCGTCGATGACGGTGACCGCCGAGCCGGTCAGCAGCGTACGTTCGCCGCGCAGTTCGACCCGTACGACGCCGGTACGGGCGCCGCCCTGCCGGCCGACCAGCGCGTTCCGGCCGATGCGCGGCGCCCAGAACGGGGCGAGCGCGGTGTGCGCGCTGCCCGTCACGGGATCCTCGTCGATGCCCACGTACGGGAAGAAGCCGCGCGAGACGAAGTCGTAGCCGCTGTCGGGGTCTTCGGCGCGCGCCGTGGCGATCACGCCCCGGCCGCCGTGCCCGGCAAGGGCCGTGAAGTCCGGGGCCAGCGCCCGTACGGACTTCTCGTCGGGCAGCTCGACGAGCAGATCGCCGACGTTCGGGCCGGTGTCGTGCGCACAGCGGATCTCGGCGCCCAGCGCGTCCGCGACGACCGGCGGCACCTCGACCGGCGTCAGCGGCGCGGTCGGGAAGTCCATGGAGATCGCTCCGCCGTCTCCGGCCGTCGTGGTCAGCACCCCGCTCCGGGTGCGGAAGCGGACCGTGCCGGTGTCCGTCCCGGTGGTGTGCAGGACGTGCGCGGCGGCCAGGGTGGCGTGCCCGCACATGTTCACCTCGGCGGCGGGCGTCAGCCAGCGCAGCGCCCAGTCGGCGTCGCCGCCTGCGGGCAGCGGGTGCGCGAAGGCGGTCTCGGAGAGGTTGACCTCGGTGGCGACCTCCTGGAGCCAGGCGTCGTCGGGGAAGGCGTCGGAGTCGAGGAGTACGACTCCCGCGGGGTTGCCGGCGAACGGACGCTCCGTGAAGGCGTCGACGATGCGAATTCTCATGGCCGGGAGCGTAGGGGCGGCACAAAACCGCAGGCCAAGGCCAATCTCGGGAAATTGGCCCCGGAAGGGGGTGCTCGGGATTGCTCGGCGAACAGTTGCGATATATCGTTGAGGCATCGCGATCGGTCAACGATGGTGGCCGATCGGTCAGGGGGTTGATCGCTTGGGCCCCTGGCCCTCTGGCTTTCGGCCACTGGAACATTCAGGACTCGGATCGACGCCCGGCCGATGAGGCCGGTCAATCAGAAGGAGGACGCCATGCGTTCCCAAGGACACGACCACGGACATGAGTACCGGCACGAGCACTGCGGACCCGGGCGCCACGGCGGCCGGGGCGACTTCGCCGGCGGCTTCGAGCGTCGGCGCGCCGCCTTCGGGCCGTTCGGTCCGCCCTTCGGGGGACCGTTCGGCGGTGGCCGGGGCCGCAGCGGCGGGCGCGGCCGGGCGCGGCGCGGTGATGTGCGCGCCTCGATCCTGGCGCTGCTCAAGGACCGTCCGATGCACGGCTACGAAATGATCCAGG includes:
- a CDS encoding PhzF family phenazine biosynthesis protein → MRIRIVDAFTERPFAGNPAGVVLLDSDAFPDDAWLQEVATEVNLSETAFAHPLPAGGDADWALRWLTPAAEVNMCGHATLAAAHVLHTTGTDTGTVRFRTRSGVLTTTAGDGGAISMDFPTAPLTPVEVPPVVADALGAEIRCAHDTGPNVGDLLVELPDEKSVRALAPDFTALAGHGGRGVIATARAEDPDSGYDFVSRGFFPYVGIDEDPVTGSAHTALAPFWAPRIGRNALVGRQGGARTGVVRVELRGERTLLTGSAVTVIDGELLATG